Proteins co-encoded in one Roseiconus lacunae genomic window:
- a CDS encoding type II secretion system protein: MRVSKLKRARKAVARGFTLVELLVVIAIIGAIAAIAIPAIGRVINAANRASQKAELTSLESGIESYYTKYGDYPPDFSNWGIVKRHYLKIFPDIAQSELNLLFRLCDTITDTDGSQMASMPTNTSVFDPTAMDRAEAVVWSLGGFSSDPQYPFTGEGGPLSILNPSGSREDPANVEYNSNRVAPEISFEPNQLSLTTPNPAAARSYTNRFASKDDDGTNNPNDVFPVYRLKPGASPVVYFDSRTYAIDVTNGSGVYNGYARRTSDSATDYDGIRPVYSNNPGVVPPTGNDYATAGIDPLTGWEFVNPNTYQLLAPGLDGLYGDVFDDSPNDPPTPGSAPIYFKLDGTAVWPVATATAPAGLIRPDIQRFDVTGLVTRSLNPFRDNMGNVVDGTFEDILD, encoded by the coding sequence ATGAGAGTTAGCAAATTGAAACGAGCAAGGAAGGCCGTCGCACGCGGTTTCACGTTGGTGGAATTGTTAGTCGTGATCGCCATCATCGGCGCCATCGCGGCGATCGCGATCCCCGCAATCGGTCGCGTGATCAATGCGGCCAATCGAGCGAGCCAGAAAGCCGAATTGACCAGCTTGGAAAGCGGAATTGAATCGTACTACACCAAGTACGGGGACTATCCACCGGACTTTTCTAATTGGGGCATCGTCAAGCGTCATTACTTGAAGATCTTTCCGGACATCGCACAAAGCGAATTAAACCTGCTGTTCCGCCTGTGCGACACGATCACCGACACCGACGGCAGTCAAATGGCGTCGATGCCAACGAACACGAGTGTCTTCGATCCGACCGCCATGGATCGAGCCGAAGCGGTGGTTTGGTCACTGGGCGGATTCAGCAGTGATCCGCAGTACCCATTTACCGGTGAAGGCGGGCCCCTCTCGATCCTCAATCCAAGTGGTTCGCGAGAAGATCCGGCGAATGTCGAGTACAACTCCAACCGAGTCGCTCCTGAGATCTCATTCGAACCGAATCAGTTGTCATTGACCACGCCGAATCCGGCAGCCGCTCGGTCGTACACCAATCGATTTGCCAGTAAAGACGATGACGGAACCAACAATCCCAATGATGTCTTCCCTGTTTATCGACTGAAGCCGGGCGCTAGCCCTGTCGTGTACTTCGATTCACGAACCTACGCGATTGATGTCACCAATGGCAGCGGTGTTTACAACGGTTACGCTCGCCGAACTTCCGATAGCGCGACCGACTATGACGGAATCCGCCCGGTGTATAGCAACAATCCTGGTGTGGTTCCCCCTACCGGGAATGACTATGCCACCGCTGGGATTGATCCCTTAACCGGTTGGGAATTCGTAAATCCAAATACCTATCAGTTACTCGCGCCCGGTCTTGATGGGCTTTACGGCGACGTGTTTGACGATTCGCCGAATGATCCGCCGACACCTGGCTCGGCCCCGATCTACTTCAAGCTTGACGGCACCGCGGTTTGGCCGGTCGCGACCGCGACCGCACCTGCGGGATTGATTCGTCCGGACATCCAACGTTTCGATGTCACGGGATTGGTCACGCGATCGCTCAACCCCTTCCGGGACAACATGGGCAACGTCGTCGACGGCACGTTCGAGGACATCTTGGACTGA
- a CDS encoding pilus assembly FimT family protein: MHDPVKSIRLTARQSRSYSPARKSNVSRDRVPVEFGFTLVELLVALTIASALTAIALPTLKDSMRQNSLSRAASLVKGAFINARSQAIRTGRPFGIVIERRRHSIGNGTADTLDFFAANYSSRLYYVQSPLEYRGDYQDAVIYPIFEDTINSSDTDNLAPRFFVPRESAGLLYAASTPLTFGNATAATNLIGTRTKFSVGGTDYVFEISALEKVTLDRSNSTTGIAGGRTLIHPQVEQVVPTNASNRLVDGTLVSFNYIDFSPRNAQTSGRYANTQSLTREEAASVSVFPAGLAAFQPLPFKFRSNPIKAPLAPVTMIGKTVVDLSVSGSVRAPVAFNAQAIVDADPSSTIPSLVADQRLNDVIVMFAADGQLDGIYSDQRVVGSGPVISGFQYQRFDPATTISFNVGFVDGVVNNVDDIARFPESVPGTDYQINANDPPLETPGPTAALQVKKTPNFANTDCAWIHIQPLSGNITLQTVASQPGLARMQAYYGYNAAPGSQFARGVASDRIRQSRRLATGGAVQ; the protein is encoded by the coding sequence ATGCACGACCCAGTCAAATCAATTCGATTGACTGCACGGCAGTCCCGGTCGTATTCTCCGGCACGCAAGTCGAACGTCTCACGTGATCGCGTTCCCGTTGAGTTTGGGTTCACGTTGGTGGAGCTACTGGTCGCGCTGACGATCGCTTCGGCGCTCACCGCGATCGCGTTACCGACCTTAAAAGACAGCATGCGGCAGAACTCGCTTAGCCGCGCCGCTTCGCTGGTCAAAGGGGCATTCATCAACGCCCGCTCGCAGGCAATACGGACCGGTCGTCCCTTTGGAATCGTGATCGAGCGTCGACGACATTCGATCGGCAATGGAACCGCAGACACGCTGGATTTCTTTGCGGCGAATTATTCCTCGCGTCTTTACTACGTGCAGTCGCCGCTGGAGTATCGTGGCGATTATCAAGACGCTGTGATCTATCCCATCTTTGAAGACACCATCAATTCGTCGGACACCGACAATTTGGCTCCACGGTTTTTCGTACCGCGAGAGTCGGCCGGACTGCTTTACGCGGCATCGACGCCATTGACGTTTGGCAACGCCACCGCGGCGACAAATCTGATCGGCACGCGGACCAAGTTTTCCGTTGGAGGAACCGATTATGTCTTCGAGATTTCGGCCCTCGAAAAGGTCACACTCGATCGATCGAATAGCACGACCGGAATCGCCGGTGGCAGAACACTGATCCACCCTCAAGTCGAACAAGTCGTTCCAACCAACGCGTCGAATCGATTGGTGGATGGAACCTTGGTGAGTTTTAACTACATCGATTTCTCACCGCGTAACGCGCAGACCTCTGGCAGATATGCGAACACACAATCGCTCACTCGAGAAGAGGCCGCGTCTGTGTCGGTCTTTCCCGCAGGGCTAGCTGCGTTTCAACCGTTGCCGTTTAAGTTCCGCAGTAATCCGATCAAGGCCCCGCTTGCCCCGGTCACCATGATCGGCAAGACGGTCGTCGATCTGTCGGTCTCTGGATCGGTTCGTGCCCCTGTCGCCTTTAATGCACAAGCGATCGTCGACGCCGATCCGTCTTCGACGATCCCAAGCTTGGTCGCCGATCAACGACTTAACGATGTCATTGTGATGTTCGCCGCCGACGGCCAACTCGATGGGATTTACTCGGATCAACGTGTGGTCGGTTCTGGACCGGTGATCTCTGGTTTCCAATATCAACGCTTCGATCCCGCGACGACGATTTCCTTCAACGTTGGGTTTGTCGATGGTGTGGTCAACAATGTCGACGACATCGCGCGTTTCCCGGAATCGGTTCCCGGTACGGACTACCAAATCAACGCCAATGACCCGCCGCTGGAGACTCCGGGGCCGACGGCCGCGTTGCAAGTGAAGAAAACACCGAACTTCGCGAACACCGATTGTGCTTGGATTCACATTCAACCGCTCAGCGGCAACATCACTTTACAAACGGTCGCATCACAGCCGGGACTCGCTCGGATGCAAGCCTACTACGGTTACAACGCGGCACCGGGAAGCCAGTTCGCTCGCGGCGTCGCATCGGACCGTATTCGCCAATCCCGCCGCTTGGCAACTGGAGGTGCCGTCCAATGA
- a CDS encoding PulJ/GspJ family protein, which translates to MQRTSLPTSPACTINHQRGFTILEVLIALTASLLLMLGLARAYKLLGDKITERQSEMDLSVRLRDVAVRMRDELRRATCEMTPPAREAAGEGYLVYHEGPFTDTTTVLGSVPHPAPRNLNYFSDSRFGDMDDYLAFTTRAKAGAPFMGFIPRGVLDAVRFMNGQMTAAEISAYNNVYGTEMVPFYSEVAEIAYWVSPEWIRNADGSLYYENQTADGSGNFTLHPAYLDRNDDLLPDRLNLHRRVLLVRPDLNVSPAEMSIANGTTIPSPIPPTWNIPTIPILVQTTGGLRVLPISDVNASNQAVYPGAQSLNAPGLWVDSGTPAAQLLASPHWLTGIARLQQVMDLSISRVTDSWSTPATSATTVATYGMPTAILKANSLAELSRPENRFAHVRVPQQILSGSPGSSMPQLALCPPHPYLIARESSPADLAGLDHPLNAAATTPTTFPHQADATVGSAPGGTPYLNRYGRFTLKSFLRPEFNLADQVSDNAAGGRSLCRVRRGGSDIVARDIVGFNVQIFDPSAPRYVWMGPDGQPGIAGVDDDADGTTTDEAEELGWPGSDDEVVTVNDPRIDEVFVGNGNRTQANWNASPALLFSRVDSGDFVDLGYMRLAGGPMRGLFQFDQAGGDITPLFNSVRATEFVSPFSGFSGDRETVDTTSVTVRSTFPVPWENSGRFVTRTPAGSGVVSSFYQPVYDTWTDGYASDPFDQEGVAFGSTTTFDYAVEVGGVNGPAYIERRSTQLTTANPAPGVNASSRQVVRRRWSPMDGTFANFGQFEGQNAGQSQTIDQGSSDPIQITPPVPAPLRAIKVSIRLNDLSAETIRQQTVIQEF; encoded by the coding sequence ATGCAACGGACATCGCTGCCGACATCACCCGCCTGCACGATCAATCACCAACGCGGATTTACGATCCTCGAAGTTTTGATCGCACTGACCGCGTCGCTACTGTTGATGCTAGGGTTGGCGCGTGCCTACAAACTGCTCGGTGACAAGATTACCGAGCGGCAGTCGGAAATGGATCTCAGTGTGCGTCTGCGTGACGTGGCCGTACGAATGCGTGATGAACTGCGACGTGCCACGTGCGAGATGACTCCGCCGGCACGCGAAGCAGCCGGCGAAGGTTACCTCGTTTATCACGAGGGTCCCTTCACCGACACGACGACAGTTTTGGGAAGCGTGCCACATCCGGCGCCACGCAACCTCAACTATTTTTCCGACAGCCGCTTTGGCGACATGGATGACTACCTCGCCTTCACCACCCGAGCCAAGGCGGGGGCTCCGTTCATGGGGTTCATTCCGCGCGGCGTGTTGGATGCCGTGCGTTTCATGAATGGGCAGATGACGGCGGCTGAGATCAGCGCTTACAACAACGTTTACGGCACCGAGATGGTGCCGTTCTACTCGGAGGTCGCCGAGATCGCATACTGGGTATCTCCGGAGTGGATACGCAACGCCGATGGTTCACTGTACTACGAAAACCAGACTGCCGATGGCAGCGGGAACTTCACCTTGCATCCGGCTTATCTGGACCGCAACGATGACTTGTTGCCCGATCGGTTGAATTTGCACCGACGTGTGCTTCTGGTACGTCCAGATTTGAACGTCAGCCCGGCCGAGATGAGCATTGCTAACGGAACCACGATTCCGTCCCCAATCCCGCCAACGTGGAACATTCCGACAATCCCAATCCTGGTGCAGACAACGGGTGGACTACGTGTGTTGCCGATTTCGGATGTGAACGCGAGCAACCAAGCCGTCTATCCCGGTGCCCAGTCGTTGAACGCTCCCGGTTTGTGGGTTGATTCCGGCACTCCGGCGGCACAGCTCTTGGCGTCGCCGCATTGGTTGACCGGGATCGCTCGGTTGCAACAGGTCATGGATCTGTCGATCAGTCGTGTCACTGATTCTTGGAGCACGCCGGCAACGTCTGCGACCACGGTGGCGACGTATGGGATGCCGACGGCGATCCTCAAGGCAAATTCGTTGGCAGAGCTTTCGCGACCGGAGAATCGCTTCGCCCACGTCCGGGTTCCGCAGCAAATTCTTAGCGGCTCACCGGGATCGTCAATGCCTCAGCTGGCCTTGTGTCCTCCCCATCCATATTTGATCGCCCGCGAGTCGTCACCGGCTGACTTGGCCGGCTTGGACCATCCGTTGAACGCTGCTGCGACGACGCCAACGACGTTTCCTCATCAAGCAGACGCGACAGTAGGATCAGCTCCTGGCGGAACACCGTATCTCAACCGCTACGGTCGATTCACGCTAAAGTCATTCCTGCGTCCAGAATTCAATCTTGCCGATCAGGTCAGCGATAACGCTGCCGGCGGGCGATCACTTTGCCGTGTTCGTCGCGGTGGCAGCGATATCGTTGCACGCGACATTGTCGGTTTCAACGTCCAGATCTTTGATCCGTCCGCGCCACGCTATGTTTGGATGGGGCCAGATGGGCAACCGGGAATTGCCGGCGTCGATGATGATGCTGATGGAACGACGACCGACGAAGCAGAGGAGTTGGGCTGGCCCGGAAGCGACGATGAGGTCGTGACCGTCAACGATCCACGCATCGACGAAGTCTTTGTCGGAAACGGTAACCGTACCCAGGCCAATTGGAATGCCAGTCCGGCGCTGTTGTTTAGCCGTGTCGATAGCGGTGACTTCGTCGATCTGGGATACATGCGATTAGCCGGCGGGCCGATGCGCGGTTTGTTTCAGTTCGACCAGGCGGGCGGCGACATTACACCGCTTTTTAATTCAGTTCGTGCGACCGAGTTTGTCAGCCCCTTCAGTGGGTTCAGCGGTGACCGTGAAACAGTCGATACTACTTCCGTCACTGTTCGATCCACCTTCCCGGTGCCGTGGGAGAACAGCGGTCGGTTTGTTACTCGGACGCCCGCCGGTTCGGGAGTTGTTTCGTCGTTTTATCAACCCGTTTACGACACCTGGACCGATGGCTACGCGTCGGATCCGTTCGACCAAGAGGGGGTGGCGTTCGGATCGACGACCACATTTGACTATGCAGTGGAAGTGGGAGGCGTCAACGGACCGGCTTACATCGAGCGGCGTAGCACGCAATTGACGACGGCTAATCCGGCCCCAGGAGTGAACGCGTCATCCCGCCAAGTCGTCCGGCGGCGATGGTCGCCGATGGACGGAACGTTCGCAAATTTCGGTCAATTTGAAGGCCAAAACGCAGGGCAATCGCAAACCATTGACCAAGGATCCAGTGATCCCATTCAAATCACGCCTCCGGTTCCCGCACCACTTCGGGCGATCAAGGTCTCCATCCGCTTGAACGACCTTTCCGCAGAAACGATCCGTCAGCAAACAGTTATTCAGGAATTCTAG
- a CDS encoding type II secretion system protein — translation MSQPSLPYRLTSMRTSRGFTLVELLVVISVMVVLGGMLTYALASATTQARVKRTQADVLSIGQLLQSRVNEVSLAPLSLAYGRSGLQLVEAGVLTGPMAIGGPGTGGLTTNAQRIAFMAQERARLTLLARRDMIRLVLPECQADLIYPPTSLQFRTYHTSGTGTGWLPNVAQVKPPPQWNRMRTLAGLLSAADIDAVYAVNGGGNASSAATNAEYDAIAQASNPTYEAILRHDARVIPFDSSTPTPIGWTREHESSECLYLILATTELFGQTAIDKIPDTQIEDTDGDGIPEILDAWGRPYEFVRNPIGFDSPTIKNFDPSGSTPAEQYPFDPDPFDFLAADLRFDESTHPGAGGLPASAYFPVFLPPMVVSAGLDGEFGLRLSYVNTDTSTVEPELGVNVGYSASSVRYPARTYVPSYPTVPIVRYPDPFNDVSAVPSNAPGDYFFNITAAGSIVTAKQGGGLGAILDRDLSADNITSLDAGM, via the coding sequence ATGTCGCAACCGAGTCTGCCTTATCGATTGACCAGCATGCGAACCTCTCGCGGGTTCACACTGGTTGAGCTGTTGGTTGTCATCTCCGTCATGGTTGTCCTTGGCGGCATGTTAACCTACGCGCTTGCATCGGCGACGACGCAGGCTCGCGTCAAGCGGACTCAAGCTGACGTGCTGAGCATCGGGCAGTTGTTGCAGTCGCGGGTCAATGAGGTCTCACTCGCACCGCTTAGTCTGGCTTACGGTCGTAGCGGGTTACAACTGGTCGAGGCTGGTGTATTGACAGGACCGATGGCGATCGGAGGTCCCGGGACCGGCGGGCTGACGACCAATGCACAGCGGATCGCGTTTATGGCTCAGGAACGGGCACGCCTGACGCTGCTCGCCCGCCGCGACATGATTCGTTTGGTTTTACCGGAGTGCCAGGCGGATTTGATTTATCCTCCGACCAGTTTGCAGTTTCGCACCTACCACACGTCTGGAACCGGCACCGGATGGCTTCCCAATGTCGCTCAGGTCAAGCCACCGCCGCAGTGGAACCGAATGCGGACGTTGGCGGGCTTGCTTTCGGCTGCGGATATTGATGCCGTCTACGCCGTCAACGGGGGCGGTAATGCGTCCAGTGCTGCTACCAACGCCGAGTACGATGCGATTGCTCAAGCGTCCAACCCGACTTACGAAGCAATCTTGCGACACGATGCGCGTGTGATTCCGTTCGATTCATCGACGCCGACGCCGATCGGTTGGACCCGTGAACACGAATCGTCGGAGTGCTTGTATCTGATCTTGGCAACCACGGAATTATTCGGACAAACGGCAATCGACAAGATCCCCGACACACAGATCGAAGATACCGACGGTGACGGCATTCCAGAGATTCTGGATGCGTGGGGAAGGCCATATGAATTCGTACGTAACCCGATCGGGTTTGATTCACCGACGATCAAGAACTTTGACCCGAGTGGCAGCACACCGGCGGAGCAGTATCCCTTTGATCCCGATCCGTTCGACTTTCTCGCCGCCGACTTGCGATTCGACGAGTCAACTCATCCTGGTGCGGGTGGACTTCCTGCGTCCGCCTACTTTCCTGTCTTCTTGCCGCCGATGGTGGTTAGCGCGGGATTGGATGGCGAGTTCGGTTTGCGATTGAGCTACGTCAACACGGACACCAGTACGGTCGAACCGGAACTTGGAGTGAATGTTGGCTACAGCGCATCGTCCGTGCGTTATCCCGCACGGACGTACGTTCCTAGCTACCCGACGGTTCCGATCGTGCGTTATCCCGATCCCTTCAACGATGTTTCGGCGGTGCCCTCGAACGCGCCGGGGGACTACTTCTTCAACATCACTGCGGCCGGATCAATCGTCACGGCGAAACAAGGCGGCGGATTGGGAGCGATCTTGGATCGCGACTTGTCCGCAGATAATATCACTTCACTCGACGCAGGAATGTAA
- a CDS encoding type II secretion system F family protein, with translation MPTFQFEAMDAAGQEIRDEIDAASEEEAQTTIRQMGYFVTKISVKKQAAAKTGGKKGKRGFALGGAKTKHICAFTRQLSILQDAGLPILRSLKILENNQKPGKLKFALMDVCEEIESGATLSEAMSKSPKIFSRLYVNMIKAGEAGGALETILQRLAEFLERAESLKRKVKGALIYPIVVAMVAILIVTGIMIFIVPTFEQMFEEFELKLPAPTLLLIAMSNYLSSYWWLLIVMPIMFLLFVKLMRKFRHGRIGFDMFIIKVPVFGGLLEKNVLARTTRTLGTLVSSGVPILEAMNITRETAGNAVFEKLFIKVSEAVREGEVISKPLKDHSQLGFHPMALFFFAIFGSFPGLILLSIAITSQGTKLDEDGMVDTLLFIAAYGIGLGAVGAGLWYAMKIKGRVVNDLVVNMVDVGEETGELDTMLYKVADTYDEEVRTMTDGLTALIEPIMIVFLGVTVGFIVISLFMPLIELITSLSS, from the coding sequence ATGCCTACCTTTCAGTTCGAAGCGATGGACGCCGCGGGGCAGGAGATCCGTGACGAGATCGACGCTGCCAGCGAAGAAGAAGCGCAAACCACGATTCGGCAGATGGGGTACTTCGTCACGAAGATCTCCGTCAAGAAACAAGCTGCCGCCAAGACCGGCGGAAAGAAAGGCAAACGCGGATTCGCTCTCGGTGGTGCAAAGACCAAGCACATCTGCGCGTTCACACGTCAGCTGTCGATTCTGCAGGACGCGGGTTTACCGATTTTGCGTTCGCTGAAAATCCTGGAAAACAACCAAAAGCCGGGCAAGCTCAAGTTCGCGCTGATGGACGTTTGCGAAGAGATCGAGAGCGGGGCGACGTTGAGCGAGGCGATGAGCAAGTCGCCGAAAATTTTCAGCCGACTGTATGTCAACATGATTAAGGCCGGTGAGGCCGGTGGTGCGTTGGAAACGATTCTTCAGCGTCTGGCCGAATTCCTCGAACGCGCCGAATCGCTCAAACGAAAGGTCAAAGGCGCGCTGATCTATCCGATCGTGGTCGCGATGGTGGCGATCTTGATCGTGACCGGGATCATGATTTTCATCGTCCCAACATTTGAGCAAATGTTCGAGGAATTCGAACTGAAACTTCCCGCGCCGACGCTGCTGTTGATCGCGATGAGCAACTACTTGTCGAGCTATTGGTGGTTGTTGATCGTGATGCCGATCATGTTCTTGCTGTTCGTCAAGCTGATGCGGAAGTTCCGGCACGGCCGGATCGGGTTTGACATGTTCATCATCAAGGTTCCCGTGTTCGGCGGCCTGCTCGAAAAGAACGTGCTCGCACGGACGACGCGGACACTCGGGACATTGGTTAGCAGTGGCGTGCCGATTCTTGAAGCGATGAATATCACGCGCGAGACGGCGGGGAACGCGGTCTTCGAAAAACTGTTTATCAAAGTCAGTGAAGCGGTCCGCGAAGGGGAAGTGATCAGTAAGCCGCTGAAGGATCATAGCCAGTTGGGCTTCCACCCGATGGCGTTGTTCTTCTTCGCGATCTTCGGATCCTTCCCGGGGTTGATCCTGCTGTCGATCGCGATCACCAGTCAAGGAACCAAGCTGGACGAAGACGGGATGGTGGACACGTTGTTGTTCATCGCCGCCTACGGGATCGGCTTGGGCGCCGTCGGCGCCGGGCTTTGGTACGCCATGAAAATCAAGGGACGCGTCGTCAATGACTTGGTCGTCAACATGGTCGACGTCGGCGAAGAAACTGGCGAACTGGACACCATGCTTTACAAGGTCGCCGACACGTACGACGAGGAAGTGCGGACGATGACCGACGGTCTGACGGCGTTGATCGAGCCGATCATGATCGTGTTCCTGGGGGTCACGGTCGGGTTTATCGTGATCAGTTTGTTCATGCCATTGATCGAATTGATTACCAGCCTGTCGTCATAA
- a CDS encoding type IV pilus modification PilV family protein, with the protein MNQTKVSHQRHRDGVKRRGLSIMEVLFAIGVLTIGMLGVASLLPVATNNASMALKTDRAVEEINNRIATEIADMAGSFDEVVIANNSDASFTATDLRFNEVSTDSFATTIAGYEKHGSAVAATQPSLPDAFVIDPWFLTAAGTIRADSSNPGTERNGYDRTMYPCYDPRMHPYNVSPTEAIGNSLGGGPTFAKQVDLPRFTRIGLSFNGTSLLSAMNAETNARRSDDFSIFVPEDRTRPPGLFVQRSTNNAASLKKNTVSSRFSSIVTMARSDVGSNVFNAAVVTMQDRKVVTVPGGYFDGAIPRPASGDLPAHDLRPYAAFLPDDPGNPRGFAREENMVFPGEQIGYVSESQRPISGGGGGEFVFRTSRYVKPEISSGDWVMLMRREYTRDPVSATPVIVPTTLKYAWYRVADVVKQPAVVTRAGVALYETHIAVDGPDWVFHPIQTAFFTSFTPPYYAPPYFPNSAAAPRPSWGTPPSFVLDNMPANNTDPVGYNHFDYGTTIVLAPDVVSVRQFQVRL; encoded by the coding sequence ATGAATCAAACAAAGGTATCCCATCAACGTCACCGTGATGGGGTCAAACGGCGTGGGCTTTCGATCATGGAAGTCTTGTTCGCGATCGGAGTGCTCACAATCGGAATGCTGGGCGTCGCGTCACTGTTGCCGGTGGCGACCAACAACGCGTCGATGGCGTTGAAAACCGATCGTGCGGTCGAAGAAATCAACAATCGGATCGCGACTGAAATCGCCGATATGGCAGGCTCCTTTGACGAAGTCGTCATCGCGAATAATTCAGATGCTAGTTTCACCGCGACAGATCTGCGATTCAACGAGGTCTCGACCGACAGCTTCGCGACAACCATCGCTGGCTATGAAAAACACGGCAGCGCGGTAGCGGCGACACAGCCGAGCCTACCGGACGCGTTTGTGATCGATCCATGGTTTTTGACGGCAGCAGGGACGATCCGGGCCGACAGCTCAAACCCTGGTACCGAGCGCAACGGATATGACCGGACGATGTATCCATGCTATGACCCACGCATGCATCCTTACAACGTTTCGCCAACCGAAGCGATCGGGAACTCGCTCGGGGGCGGACCGACGTTTGCCAAGCAAGTCGATTTGCCGCGGTTCACTCGCATCGGGCTGTCGTTCAACGGCACATCGCTTTTGTCGGCGATGAACGCGGAGACGAACGCGCGTCGCAGCGATGACTTTTCAATCTTCGTCCCCGAGGATCGTACGCGACCGCCGGGATTGTTTGTCCAGCGATCGACCAACAACGCGGCGTCTCTGAAGAAGAACACGGTCAGTTCGCGATTCTCGTCAATCGTTACCATGGCCCGTAGTGACGTCGGTAGCAACGTGTTCAACGCGGCGGTCGTGACGATGCAAGATCGTAAAGTCGTCACCGTACCCGGCGGATATTTTGACGGCGCGATTCCGCGTCCGGCCAGTGGTGATTTGCCGGCGCATGATCTGCGTCCCTACGCCGCGTTTCTGCCCGATGATCCGGGCAACCCCCGCGGGTTTGCTCGGGAAGAAAACATGGTTTTTCCCGGCGAGCAGATTGGTTATGTCTCTGAATCACAGCGACCAATCTCTGGCGGCGGCGGCGGCGAGTTCGTCTTTCGGACCAGCCGTTACGTCAAGCCCGAGATTTCCAGTGGCGACTGGGTGATGTTGATGCGTCGGGAGTACACCCGTGATCCCGTGTCGGCGACACCGGTCATCGTTCCGACGACGTTGAAGTACGCTTGGTATCGAGTCGCGGACGTTGTCAAGCAACCCGCCGTAGTCACCCGCGCCGGTGTGGCTCTGTACGAAACACACATCGCCGTTGACGGTCCCGATTGGGTGTTCCATCCGATTCAGACGGCGTTCTTTACATCATTCACGCCGCCGTATTACGCGCCGCCTTATTTTCCCAACAGTGCGGCAGCGCCCAGGCCCTCCTGGGGAACGCCGCCCTCGTTTGTGCTCGACAACATGCCGGCCAACAACACCGACCCGGTCGGTTACAACCACTTTGACTATGGCACGACGATCGTCTTGGCCCCGGATGTGGTCAGCGTTCGCCAGTTCCAAGTGCGTCTATAA